ATTGCTCTCAACTGGTTTAGTATGGACAGTTTTCTCAGCTGTTGATGGTTCTTGAGCGGCAGCTGCATATTAAATTATACATAACATCTCTTAATCAaaagtaacaaaaagaagaatCTATACTACAACTTCCATTATCCAGGACATGAGAACAACCCACAAGTAAGGGAAAACAAAGGCATACATTGGAAACCTGCCCAAGCATTATCATCAGTTGACGCTGTCTCTGAGTCATTTTCATTTGGACCATCCATAGATAGCATGTTAAAAAGGTCAGTAGCATAATCAACTTTTGGAGTGACAACAGGACGAGGAGTGGCGGCAGGAGTACTATTAGGACCCTGCTTTGTTGGTTCAGGCTGTCGTACAGCTGGTTCTACTTTCTGAACATCTGGTGCTTTTGGTACAGGAGTGACCTGATCAAATAATTATACATGATATGTGATTCAAACTTGAAGCTCCATGAATGGTTCTAAACATTGATAAAAAGGTAGAAACAAAAGAAGACAAAAGAAACATTTAATCTTAACTATGGATAGCCTTGCTTGTACTCTAAAGTTCACCAAATATCAAATACTTATTCCTTTTTCAAGTTACCTGTGTTTCTCTTCCCTCCTAATTACTACCTTTctttaagaaaataattttttctactACGTCTCCCCTTGCTTTCaagttttcattaaataaatggAATTAACAATCTGTAGAAATAAACTGAATTACTAGTTAGTGTTTTACAGCTCAAGATTATACCTTTTGTACTCGGCCTATTTAAAGGCTATTCCTTTAGAAATGAAAATAAGGATCAAGAGTATATGGTATCAGAGCTTTAGAAGCTAAAAAATTAGgattttcatttcattttttctaAGCCCtttcttaaaagaaaaattagggtTTGGTACTCTGGAGATTCAAATCTTAGAAATCTATTTTGGAGTGGTCTTCTATTCTCACCTCCGACCCAGGGTGTTTGCCCAACCTCCGATCGGTGCAACCCCGAAATACGGTGACCAATAGAGCCGCGCGTGAGCCCCACGCGACGCCTCCAGTCGCTGCCCTCTCTGCCACGTGCCAGCGCGTGCAACCTCCGACGACCATTTTTTCAGCTTCCTTCATCTGTGATTCTCTTCCTCACCTCGGCGTGTTCTTGCCCTTGCTGTCCTTTTTGGTTTGTTCAGTTTTTTTTATTCGGACCATTGAAAATCAATCATGGTCACTTCTCAAACTGATCCCAACACCACTTGTACGCTATGATGGGTGCTCAACGTGACATATTCCCTTTCACCACAGATCAGATTGCTCAACTCTATAGGTTACTCAAGTCGACTTCCGCACCAAATCTGCACTCTCCAGGAATTTTCTCCACTCCAAACACTTCTGCAGCGTTTAATGCTCAAACTTCGCCGTGGATCATCGACTCCGACACAACTGACCACATGACTGGTCAATCTCACCAGTTCATTACTTATAGTCCTTGTTCAGGTAGtagtaaaataaaaattgttGACGGCTCTCTGTCAACTGTGGCTGGTAAAGGTTCCGCTTATCTACCTCCACTCCTTACTTTTAAAGATGTCCTTCATGTGCCAAATCTATATTGTAATCTCATCTCCATTAGCAAACTTACCCTTAATCAAGGTTGTATTGCAAAATTCTCACCCTTACATTATGATTTCCAGGAATTGTCCTCGGGGAAGACAATTGGAAGTGCGAGAGAATGTAGCAGGCTATATTACTTTGATGTTGACCCTTCATCTGCTCAAGATAATAAAAGGTTGCATTCTGGTTGTACTGCTTCCAATATCCGAAATGGAAAAGACAGACCGAATAAATATAGAAAAAGAGTTGTTGGTTTATACTAGAGGACGATACAAACATCAAGTAATACCGCCAGCTACAGATCTCGTCTCCCATGAGTCTGAACCAGTGACAAATCCCAATGTAAGTGATTCTTTGAGtccaatttcattttattctAATCCTAGTTCGAGTGTGATAGAATTAGATCTGCCCATTGCAAAAAGGAAGGGTGTGAGGAATTGTACTTTACATCATATATCTAAGTATGTGTGCTACAGCTAACTCACACCAAAATTCAGCTTTTGCTGCCAAAATTGAGGAAATAATTATTCCAAAGAATATTGATGAAGCCTTGTCCATTCCTGAGTGGAAGAAAGCGGTTGAAGAGGAAATAGGGGCGTTGGAGAAAAATGCTACCTGGAAAATAGTTGCTAAGCCAAAAGACAAGGTAGGATGCAAGTGGGTATTCACAGTGAAATACAAAGCTAATGGTACTATAGAAAGATACATAGCGAGACTGGTTGCAAAGAGGTTCACTCAAACTTACATGGTGAACTACACAGAGACATTTGCACCAGTGacaaaactaaacacaataagAATTCTCCTATCAGTAGCTGCTAATCTTGATTGGTCATTGCAGCAACTTGATATTAAGAATGCCTTTCTAAACGGAAATTTAGAGAAAGAGATCTATATGAAGATTCCTCCTGGCCTCGGAAGGAAAATACGGAAAAGAAACATGTCACTTAAAAAATCTCTCTATGGCTTGAAGCAGTCACCACGAGCATAGTTTGAGAGGTTCAATCAAGTGATCAAGAAGCATGGGTACAAACAAAGTCAGTCGGATCATATGCTCTATTCTTCAAACATTCACAAGATGGTAAGATCGTAATTCTTattatctatgttgatgatatgattcTAACTGGAAATGACCTTAATGGAATGAAGGAGCTTAAAAGACTACTAGCCcaagaatttgaggtaaaagatcTTGGTAAGATGAGGAACTTTTTGGGTATGGAGTTTGCAAGAACTGAGCAGGGGATTTCAATCTCTCAATGTAAGTATgttattgatctactcaaagagATTGGTATGCTCGGATGTAAACCGGTAGCAACACCAGTTGAACCCAAGGGGAAGTACAAgaagaaagaaaaggagaaaCCTATAGACAAATGGATGTATCAACGACTAGTGGGAAAATTGATCTATTTGTCTCACACCAGACCTGACATTGCCTTTGCAGTTAGCTTGGTCAATCAGTATATGCACAACCCTTTAGAAGAACACTTGGAGGCAGTTTACAGGATATTACGGTATCTAAAGAAGACACCTGGAAAAGGTCTGTTGTTAAAAAAAATGGAGAAAGAGGCATAGAAGCTTTcactgatgcagattgggcaggttcAATTAAGGACAGAAGATCAACATCTGGATATTGTACCAAGGTATGGGGAAACCTTGTTACTTGGAGAAGCAAGAAACAACCTGTTGTTTCAAGAAGCAGTGCTGAAGCTGAGCTTAGAGCTGTAGCTCGAGGAGCATGTGAAATGATATGGATCAAACGAGTTCTTGAAGAACTACAACTTCAAAGAGCAAATCCTTTGAAACTATACAACAATAAATCAGCTATTAATATAGCACACAATTCGGTTCATTATGACAGAACCAAACATGTGGAGGTGGACCGTCAAttcataaaagaaaaaattgaagaaaaagaaCTTTGTGTCGTTTATGTGCCAAGCAAACAACAAGCTGTTGATTTGCTAACAGTAGGATTATCAAAAGAAAGCTTTGATGAGAAAGTGTGCAAGTCGGGCATGTAGGACTTGTATGCACCAGTTTGAGGGAGGGTGTAGAAATAATCTGAATTATTAGTGAATTATTAGTTAGTGTTTTACAGCTAAGGTGTAATTAATGTAAATTAGTTTATACCTAGAATACCTCAGCCTATTTAAAGGCTATTCCTTTAAAAATGAAAATAACAATCAAGTGTATATTTTTCTACACAATCTCTTTATCCTACATAAAAGTCAGCATAAAGTTCTTCAACCGCGGAAGAAAAGAGCAATAGGAATTGAGTTAAAAATATGTGCAACTCACTTGTTCAGATCCTCTAGGAGGAACAGGAACGCTCACTCTTGTCCCTGGAGCATTGTCTTTTCTAGTAGGTGGTTGAATGGTCTTCCTCTCCTCAGACAATCTTTCAGAACTGCCTGTATATCGATGACCAACTCTCTCTGCAGGCTTTGGCCAATGCATAGTAGCCTTTTCTTCTTGTTCTCTAGAAGGTGATCTTGGCTTTCCATCTCTCGCAACCCATCTTTTCTCTTCATACCTATGAGATTTTACCATATTTAACACAAGAGGGTATAACACTATTAAAAACAGTACACAGGCAGAAAACCTACATCAATGTACATAACAAAGTAAATTTATATCACAACAGACAAAATTGACACTAGAagcaaattaatttaaaaaataaaagaaactgcATCCCAGTTGACTCTTGGAGGCATACTTTGCACGTATAAAGTTCTCAATCCCCACTCTATCATAATTTGGAGGTAGCTCTGCTTCCCAGAAAGAATTTGCCTTCTCATTCCCCATTGCTgcatgaaacacataaaatattgCCCTCAACCATAAAAGAATATCACAAAATttaagaaataatttttttacaaaacaaGTGTTCTTACATTGGATAAATGCAACCTGTTCTGGAAGCCATGTGTCCAGTGTAGCAGACCGCACCTGCAGCATAAGccaatagaagttttaatgagcTGAATTATGAAAATTAAACAGAATCTTCTCAACAATAGTTTGGATACGCAAAATACTGCTTCAATGAGATTAGTTCAAATGTGGCAGGCATATTCCTAAGCTAATATTAGCTTATGATTTGAAACTCAACAAGAGTTTTCAGTGTTTGTAAAATTCCACGGTAGAAAAGGAATGCGTAAGAGGATGAATTGCTTTCGAGATCAGTTGACATAACTAGATCTAATTTGCTAATGAATACAACAGTAT
The Humulus lupulus chromosome 6, drHumLupu1.1, whole genome shotgun sequence DNA segment above includes these coding regions:
- the LOC133782617 gene encoding ADP-ribosylation factor GTPase-activating protein AGD5 isoform X2, encoding MQCSGIHRSLGVHISKVRSATLDTWLPEQVAFIQSMGNEKANSFWEAELPPNYDRVGIENFIRAKYEEKRWVARDGKPRSPSREQEEKATMHWPKPAERVGHRYTGSSERLSEERKTIQPPTRKDNAPGTRVSVPVPPRGSEQVTPVPKAPDVQKVEPAVRQPEPTKQGPNSTPAATPRPVVTPKVDYATDLFNMLSMDGPNENDSETASTDDNAWAGFQSAAQEPSTAEKTVHTKPVESNNKTNPGLEDLFKDTPVLTPSASEKPKDVKNDIMSLFEKSNMVSPFALHQQQLAMLAQQQSLLMAAAKSDPKFPANTQQTLPNGANVPIQSWPNMGYQIPGMMLPMPGLGEQKVTQAVNLGPSHLVGSSVPYATSSFYAMGQVTPVNGAASAGASKTQSPSPISSASPTRTGKDYDFSSLTQGFFSK